The Comamonas testosteroni genome contains the following window.
CGCGCCTATGTGCTGTACCGCGAGCGCCGCAACCAGGAACGTGCCGAGCAGAAGAAGGCCGCCGAAGTGGCCGCCGCTGCCGCCGCCAAACCCGTGCTGCATGTGACCGACAACGGCCAGCGCGTGCCCCTGGACCAGGAGCGCCTGGAGGCTCTGATCGTCGCTTCCTGCCGCAATCTGAATGCCGACATCCAGTCCGCGCCCATCGTGGCCGAAACCCTGCGCAATCTGTACGACGGCGTGCCTCTGGCCGAGGTCTACAAGGCATCCATCCTGGCCGCCCGTACGCTGATCGAAAAAGACCCTGACTACACCTACGTCACCGCCCGCCTGCTGCTGCACACCATCGTGCGCGAAGTCATGGGCCGCGACGTGCAGCCCGCAGAAATGCAGGCCGCCTATGCCGACTACTTCCCCGGCTTTGTGCAAAAAGGCGTGGACAACGAGCTGCTCAACCCCGAGCTGCTGAACTACGACCTGCCCCGTCTGGCCAAGGCCCTGAAGGCCGAGCGCGACGAGCAGTTCGACTACCTGGGTCTGCAGACCCTGTACGACCGCTACTTCCTGCACGTGCGCAAGACCCGCATCGAGCTGCCCCAGTCCTTCTTCATGCGCGTGGCCATGGGCCTGGCGCTGAACGAGCCCGACCGCAACGCCCGTGCCATCGAGTTCTACGAACTGCTGTCGTCCTTCGACTTCATGTCGTCCACCCCCACGCTGTTCAACAGCGGCACGCTGCGCTCGCAGCTGTCGTCCTGCTACCTGACCACCGTGCCCGACGACCTGGACGGCATCTACGAATCCATCAAGGAAAACGCTCTGCTGTCCAAGTTTGCCGGCGGCCTGGGCAATGACTGGACCCGTGTGCGTGCCCTGGGCTCGCGCATCAAGGGCACCAACGGCGAATCGCAAGGCGTGGTTCCCTTCCTCAAGGTGGTCAACGACACGGCCGTGGCCGTGAACCAGGGCGGCAAGCGCAAGGGCGCAGTCTGTACCTATCTGGAGTCCTGGCACCTGGACATCGAAGAGTTCCTGGAGCTGCGCAAGAACACCGGCGACGACCGCCGCCGCACCCACGACATGAACACGGCGAACTGGATTCCCGACCTGTTCATGAAGCGCGTGATGGAAAAAGGCCAGTGGACCCTGTTCTCGCCCGCTGACGCTCCCGATCTGCACGACCTGTACGGCGAAGCCTTCGAGAAGGCCTACACCGCCTATGAAGCCAAGGTCGACAGCGGCGAGCTCAAGCTGTTCAAGCGCGTGCCTGCCGTGGATCTGTGGCGCAAGATGCTCTCGATGCTGTTCGAGACCGGCCATCCCTGGATCACCTTCAAGGACCCCTGCAACATCCGCTCGCCCCAGCAGCACGTGGGTGTGGTGCACTCGTCCAATCTGTGCACCGAGATCACGCTCAACACCAGCGACACCGAAACCGCGGTCTGCAACCTGGGTTCCGTGAACCTGGTCCAGCACATCAAGGACGGCAAGATCGACCACGACAAGCTGCGCAAGACCGTGAACACGGCCATGCGCATGCTGGACAACGTGATCGACATCAACTACTACGCCGTGCAAAAGGCCAAGGACTCCAATCTGCGCCACCGCCCCGTGGGCATGGGCCTGATGGGTTTCCAGGATGCGCTGTATGAAATGCGCACCGCCTACGCCAGCCAGGGCGCCGTCGAGTTCGCCGACGAGGCCATGGAAGCCATCTGCTACTACGCTTACTGGGCGTCGACCGAGCTGTCCAAGGAACGCGGCACCTACTCCACCTTCAAGGGATCGCTGTGGGATCAGGGCATCCTGCCCCCCGACACTCTGAAGCTGCTGGAAAAGGCCCGCGGCGGCTATGTGGAAGTGGATCGCTCCGCCAAGCTGGACTGGGACGCCCTGCGCGCCAAGATCGCCAAGGACGGCATGCGCAACTCCAACTGCGTGGCCATTGCCCCCACCGCCACCATCTCCAACATCGTGGGTGTGGATGCCTCGATCGAGCCTTCGTTCGGCAACCTGTCCGTGAAGTCCAATCTGTCGGGCGAATTCACCGTCATCAACCAGTACCTGGTGCGCGACCTCAAGCGTCTGGGCCTGTGGGACGACGTGATGGTCATGGACCTCAAGCATTTCGACGGCTCGCTGCGCGCCATCGACCGCGTGCCGCAAGAGATCAAGAACCTCTACGCCACCGCGTTCGAAGTCTCGCCCGAATGGCTGGTGGAAGCCGCCTCGCGCCGCCAGAAGTGGATCGACCAGGCCCAGAGCCTGAACATCTACATGGCCGGTGCATCGGGCAAGAAGCTGCACGACACCTATATGCTGGCCTGGCTGCGCGGTCTGAAGACCACCTACTACCTGCGCACCACCAGCGCGACCAATATCGAGAAGTCCACCGTGCAAAGTCGTGTGCTGAACGCCGTGTCCTCCGGCGCTCCTGCTGCTTCGGCTGCCCCCGCGGCCAAGCCTGCGGTGAGCGCACTGGAAGCCGCTGCCGCTGCTGCACGTGCCCAGGCACCCGCCACGGACATCAAGTTCTGCGCGATTGACGACCCTGGTTGCGAGGCTTGCCAGTAACTGGCAACACCCCCTGAGGCGCTCCGCGCCTTCCCCCTTCCTCGCTACGCGGGAGGGGGACGACACCTTCGCTGCGAGACGGCTCTTGCTCGGTGTCTTTGGGTTGGAGGGCGCCAGTTTTCAGTGGCGCTTATTAAATAGATAAATCAGAAGGCTGGATGTTGAATGCACTGCACCCAGCTTTTCCCTTGAAGGAATAAATCATGCTGAGCTTTGACGACGACACCTTTGCCCCTTCCGCCACCAGCGCAGAAGCTGGCGCGTCCACCAGCACCCACAAGCGCGTGAATGCCGCCGACAAGCGCATCATCAACGCCAAGACCGACGTGAACCAGCTGGTCCCCTTCAAGTACAAGTGGGCCTGGGAAAAGTATCTGGCCACCTGCGCCAACCACTGGATGCCGCAGGAAGTGAACATGACGCGCGACATCGCGCTGTGGAAGGATCCCAACGGTCTGACCGAAGACGAGCGTCGCATCGTCAAGCGCAATCTGGGCTTCTTTGTGACGGCCGATTCGCTGGCCGCCAACAACATCGTGCTGGGCACCTACCGCCACATCACGGCGCCCGAGTGCCGCCAGTTCCTGCTGCGCCAGGCCTTCGAAGAAGCCATCCACACCCATGCCTACCAGTACATCGTGGAGTCGCTGGGTCTGGATGAATCGGAAATCTTCAATGCCTACAACGAAGTCCAATCCATCCGCGACAAGGACGAGTTCCTGATCCCCTTCATCGAAGCGATCATGGACCCCAACTTCCACACCGGCACGCCCGAAACCGACCAGACTCTGCTGAAGTCGCTGATCGTTTTTGCCTGCCTGATGGAAGGCCTGTTCTTCTACGTGGGCTTCACGCAAATCCTGGCCCTGGGCCGCCAGAACAAGATGACGGGCGCTGCCGAGCAGTACCAGTACATCCTGCGTGACGAGTCCATGCACTGCAACTTCGGCATCGATCTGATCAACCAGCTCAAGCTCGAGAACCCCCATCTGTGGACGGCCGAGTTCAAGCAGGAAATCACGGAGCTGTTCCAGAAGGCTGTGGAGCTCGAATATCGCTATGCCGAGGACACCATGCCACGCGGCGTGCTGGGCATGAATGCATCCATGTTCAAGGGCTATCTGCGCTACATCGCCAACCGTCGCGCCACGCAGATCGGTCTGGAGGAACTGTTCCCCGGTGAAGAAAATCCCTTCCCCTGGATGAGCGAAATGATCGATTTGAAGAAAGAACGTAACTTCTTTGAGACACGAGTGATCGAGTATCAGACCGGAGGCGCACTTTCTTGGGATTAATTGCTTCTAAGCAGGCACAATGCGAGTCATGACTTGCTTCACTTCATTGCTACAAAAAACTGAGATTTTTGGCGTGAAGCAAATTTGTGTTCCTAGCGATGCGTAACTCCACATCGCTTTGAATCGTCCGGCACTGCAAAGAACCGGACGTCTTATGCAAATCAACGAAGGAGAAAATGATGGCAACTGCGAAGAAGACGGCCGCCAAGGCCACAACCGAGAAAAAGACACCTGCCAAGAAGGCGGCCGCGCCCAAGGCTGAAGCTGTGAAGAAGGCAGCTGCAACCAAGACCGCCGCCCCCAAGGCCGCTGCTCCTGCCAAGGCTGCACCCAAGAAGGCTGCAACCACTGCCAAGGCTGCTGCTCCTGCAAAGGCTGCACCCAAGAAGGCTGCAACCGCTGCCAAGGCTGCTGCTCCTGCCAAGGCTGCACCCAAGAAGGCTGCAACCGCTGCCAAGGCTGCTGCTCCTGCCAAGGCTGCAACCAAGAAGGCTGCAACTGCTGCCAAGGCTGCTGCTCCTGCCAAGGCTGCCGCTCCTGCCAAGGCCGCCCCCAAGAAGGCTGCTGCTGCTGCCAAGGCTGCTGCTCCTGCCAAGGCCGCCCCCAAGAAGTCTGCAACTGCTGCCAAGGCTGCACCCAAGAAGGCTGCAACCGCTGCCAAGGCTGCTGCTCCTGCAAAGGCTGCACCCAAGAAGGCTGCAACCGCTGC
Protein-coding sequences here:
- a CDS encoding ribonucleotide-diphosphate reductase subunit beta, with protein sequence MLSFDDDTFAPSATSAEAGASTSTHKRVNAADKRIINAKTDVNQLVPFKYKWAWEKYLATCANHWMPQEVNMTRDIALWKDPNGLTEDERRIVKRNLGFFVTADSLAANNIVLGTYRHITAPECRQFLLRQAFEEAIHTHAYQYIVESLGLDESEIFNAYNEVQSIRDKDEFLIPFIEAIMDPNFHTGTPETDQTLLKSLIVFACLMEGLFFYVGFTQILALGRQNKMTGAAEQYQYILRDESMHCNFGIDLINQLKLENPHLWTAEFKQEITELFQKAVELEYRYAEDTMPRGVLGMNASMFKGYLRYIANRRATQIGLEELFPGEENPFPWMSEMIDLKKERNFFETRVIEYQTGGALSWD
- a CDS encoding ribonucleoside-diphosphate reductase subunit alpha, yielding MQEALNSLPSAAPAGAANSSSPNDSYQIIRRSGDVVAFAPQKIAVALTKAFLAVRGAQGAASASVRDTVNELTEGVVRALVRSRPDGGTFHIEDVQDQVELGLMRAGHQDVARAYVLYRERRNQERAEQKKAAEVAAAAAAKPVLHVTDNGQRVPLDQERLEALIVASCRNLNADIQSAPIVAETLRNLYDGVPLAEVYKASILAARTLIEKDPDYTYVTARLLLHTIVREVMGRDVQPAEMQAAYADYFPGFVQKGVDNELLNPELLNYDLPRLAKALKAERDEQFDYLGLQTLYDRYFLHVRKTRIELPQSFFMRVAMGLALNEPDRNARAIEFYELLSSFDFMSSTPTLFNSGTLRSQLSSCYLTTVPDDLDGIYESIKENALLSKFAGGLGNDWTRVRALGSRIKGTNGESQGVVPFLKVVNDTAVAVNQGGKRKGAVCTYLESWHLDIEEFLELRKNTGDDRRRTHDMNTANWIPDLFMKRVMEKGQWTLFSPADAPDLHDLYGEAFEKAYTAYEAKVDSGELKLFKRVPAVDLWRKMLSMLFETGHPWITFKDPCNIRSPQQHVGVVHSSNLCTEITLNTSDTETAVCNLGSVNLVQHIKDGKIDHDKLRKTVNTAMRMLDNVIDINYYAVQKAKDSNLRHRPVGMGLMGFQDALYEMRTAYASQGAVEFADEAMEAICYYAYWASTELSKERGTYSTFKGSLWDQGILPPDTLKLLEKARGGYVEVDRSAKLDWDALRAKIAKDGMRNSNCVAIAPTATISNIVGVDASIEPSFGNLSVKSNLSGEFTVINQYLVRDLKRLGLWDDVMVMDLKHFDGSLRAIDRVPQEIKNLYATAFEVSPEWLVEAASRRQKWIDQAQSLNIYMAGASGKKLHDTYMLAWLRGLKTTYYLRTTSATNIEKSTVQSRVLNAVSSGAPAASAAPAAKPAVSALEAAAAAARAQAPATDIKFCAIDDPGCEACQ